In Humulus lupulus chromosome 6, drHumLupu1.1, whole genome shotgun sequence, a single genomic region encodes these proteins:
- the LOC133782007 gene encoding probable peptide/nitrate transporter At3g43790 isoform X2 produces the protein MAENREVLLKQDERVYYDEKCPGCKIDKLKQSNPNIPFKHLFYVFIVALVADLPIATLFPFMYFMVRDFHIAKREEDIGYYAGAIGASFMCGRFLTSLFWGVIADRYGRKPVIIFGTIAVLIFNTLFGLSTSFWMAVSMRFLQGCLCGNLGAVKAYASEICRKEYQALGMSIPAEKFPDVFSKESLFGRFPYFLPCLFISIIALVITILCFWLPETLHFHSKNDEEENEKLCDRLEASKYGSDPNSNSQECEQDCQTPQQSLYKNWPLMSSIIVYCVFQLHDMAYAEIFPLWAVSPKKLGGLSYSSSEVGEALSISGMGMLLFQLFVYPPLERRIGLLQLTRIGAVVTIALLSTYPFMANLSGLTLTLLIDYASVMKNIVSVSIATGLFLLQNRAVSQKQRGAANGISMAGMSLFKGAGPAGGGSLFSWAMSRQHASFLPGVHMVFFILNVIEFIALMMTFKPFLDVPK, from the exons ATGGCTGAGAATAGAGAAGTGCTGCTGAAGCAGGATGAGAGGGTTTACTATGATGAGAAGTGCCCAGGTTGCAAGATTGATAAACTCAAACAATCCAATCCAAATATTCCTTTCAAGCATTTGTTCTATGTTTTCATTGTTGCCCTTGTTGcag ACTTGCCGATTGCAACTCTTTTCCCTTTCATGTATTTCATG GTAAGGGATTTTCATATTGCAAAAAGGGAAGAGGATATCGGTTACTATGCTGGTGCTATTG GAGCTTCATTTATGTGTGGAAGATTTTTGACTTCTTTATTTTGGGGAGTTATAGCTGATCGATATGGTCGTAAACCTGTGATTATCTTTGGCACAATTGCTGT GTTAATCTTCAACACACTTTTTGGACTTAGTACAAGCTTCTGGATGGCAGTTTCTATGAGATTTCTCCAAGGATGTTTGTGTGGTAATCTTGGTGCTGTGAAG GCATATGCTTCAGAAATTTGCCGGAAAGAATATCAAGCTTTGGGAATGTCAATA CCAGCAGAGAAGTTCCCAGATGTGTTTTCTAAGGAATCTCTGTTTGGGAG GTTCCCCTACTTCTTACCCTGCTTGTTCATATCAATTATTGCACTGGTGATAACTATTCTGTGCTTCTGGCTTCCG GAAACACTTCACTTTCATAGTAAAAACGATGAAGAGGAGAATGAGAAACTTTGTGACCGATTAGAGGCGAGCAAGTATGGATCCGATCCAAATTCAAATTCGCAAGAGTGTGAACAAGACTGCCAAACTCCTCAGCAAAGTCTTTACAAGAACTGGCCCCTAATGTCATCTATTATTGTATATTGTGTTTTCCAACTTCATGACATGGCTTATGCAGAG ATTTTTCCATTATGGGCTGTTAGTCCTAAGAAGCTTGGGGGATTAAGCTACTCAAGTTCTGAAGTTGGTGAAGCTCTTTCAATTTCAG GCATGGGTATGCTTCTATTTCAGTTATTTGTGTACCCTCCATTGGAGAGAAGGATTGGCTTATTACAGCTGACTCGAATCGGAGCG GTTGTTACAATAGCATTGCTATCAACTTACCCTTTTATGGCCAACCTATCTGGTCTCACTCTCACTCTATTGATTGATTATGCATCTGTGATGAAGAACATAGTGTCT GTATCCATTGCTACTGGATTGTTTCTACTACAGAACAGAGCTGTG AGCCAAAAGCAAAGAGGAGCTGCAAATGGAATATCTATGGCAGGCATGTCACTATTCAAAGGAGCTGGTCCAGCTGGTGGAGGCTCATT ATTTTCTTGGGCAATGAGTCGTCAACATGCATCCTTTCTCCCTG
- the LOC133782007 gene encoding protein ZINC INDUCED FACILITATOR 1-like isoform X1 has protein sequence MAENREVLLKQDERVYYDEKCPGCKIDKLKQSNPNIPFKHLFYVFIVALVADLPIATLFPFMYFMVRDFHIAKREEDIGYYAGAIGASFMCGRFLTSLFWGVIADRYGRKPVIIFGTIAVLIFNTLFGLSTSFWMAVSMRFLQGCLCGNLGAVKAYASEICRKEYQALGMSIISTAWGIALVIGPALGGFLAQPAEKFPDVFSKESLFGRFPYFLPCLFISIIALVITILCFWLPETLHFHSKNDEEENEKLCDRLEASKYGSDPNSNSQECEQDCQTPQQSLYKNWPLMSSIIVYCVFQLHDMAYAEIFPLWAVSPKKLGGLSYSSSEVGEALSISGMGMLLFQLFVYPPLERRIGLLQLTRIGAVVTIALLSTYPFMANLSGLTLTLLIDYASVMKNIVSVSIATGLFLLQNRAVSQKQRGAANGISMAGMSLFKGAGPAGGGSLFSWAMSRQHASFLPGVHMVFFILNVIEFIALMMTFKPFLDVPK, from the exons ATGGCTGAGAATAGAGAAGTGCTGCTGAAGCAGGATGAGAGGGTTTACTATGATGAGAAGTGCCCAGGTTGCAAGATTGATAAACTCAAACAATCCAATCCAAATATTCCTTTCAAGCATTTGTTCTATGTTTTCATTGTTGCCCTTGTTGcag ACTTGCCGATTGCAACTCTTTTCCCTTTCATGTATTTCATG GTAAGGGATTTTCATATTGCAAAAAGGGAAGAGGATATCGGTTACTATGCTGGTGCTATTG GAGCTTCATTTATGTGTGGAAGATTTTTGACTTCTTTATTTTGGGGAGTTATAGCTGATCGATATGGTCGTAAACCTGTGATTATCTTTGGCACAATTGCTGT GTTAATCTTCAACACACTTTTTGGACTTAGTACAAGCTTCTGGATGGCAGTTTCTATGAGATTTCTCCAAGGATGTTTGTGTGGTAATCTTGGTGCTGTGAAG GCATATGCTTCAGAAATTTGCCGGAAAGAATATCAAGCTTTGGGAATGTCAATA ATTAGCACAGCTTGGGGAATTGCACTAGTCATTGGTCCAGCTCTTGGAGGTTTCCTTGCACAG CCAGCAGAGAAGTTCCCAGATGTGTTTTCTAAGGAATCTCTGTTTGGGAG GTTCCCCTACTTCTTACCCTGCTTGTTCATATCAATTATTGCACTGGTGATAACTATTCTGTGCTTCTGGCTTCCG GAAACACTTCACTTTCATAGTAAAAACGATGAAGAGGAGAATGAGAAACTTTGTGACCGATTAGAGGCGAGCAAGTATGGATCCGATCCAAATTCAAATTCGCAAGAGTGTGAACAAGACTGCCAAACTCCTCAGCAAAGTCTTTACAAGAACTGGCCCCTAATGTCATCTATTATTGTATATTGTGTTTTCCAACTTCATGACATGGCTTATGCAGAG ATTTTTCCATTATGGGCTGTTAGTCCTAAGAAGCTTGGGGGATTAAGCTACTCAAGTTCTGAAGTTGGTGAAGCTCTTTCAATTTCAG GCATGGGTATGCTTCTATTTCAGTTATTTGTGTACCCTCCATTGGAGAGAAGGATTGGCTTATTACAGCTGACTCGAATCGGAGCG GTTGTTACAATAGCATTGCTATCAACTTACCCTTTTATGGCCAACCTATCTGGTCTCACTCTCACTCTATTGATTGATTATGCATCTGTGATGAAGAACATAGTGTCT GTATCCATTGCTACTGGATTGTTTCTACTACAGAACAGAGCTGTG AGCCAAAAGCAAAGAGGAGCTGCAAATGGAATATCTATGGCAGGCATGTCACTATTCAAAGGAGCTGGTCCAGCTGGTGGAGGCTCATT ATTTTCTTGGGCAATGAGTCGTCAACATGCATCCTTTCTCCCTG
- the LOC133784928 gene encoding glutathione S-transferase T3-like has protein sequence MVSRNYRPSMEKSSIDLNRGTSSTSVSETQPEHSVEGLENVVLHNEDESRHKCKVKWSKEAIILLISGWLHTSKDAIVGNDQTSTHFWARIAEYYNTNQKSEQARTGRQCKDHWNKMNQKVARFNGCYKRVQQAHHSGWSDEKILENAHQLYKSENNNSNFLLVDCWRLLKDEPKWNTMYQPKGGKRTKVSDTGAFTSSSNADISDDEVREVRPTGQKAAKRKGKEKKDTHARFIEISEQKASALEKLVAIKEKEGTIKEEEAEDNRMEKYMDYLIMDTSHMTHEQKKDHENLSIF, from the exons ATGGTTTCAAGAAATTATAGGCCAAGTATGGAAAAATCTAGTATTGATTTGAATCGTGGAACATCATCGACATCTGTCTCTGAAACCCAACCTGAACATAGTGTTGAAGGGTTGGAAAATGTAGTTCTACACAATGAAGATGAATCAAGGCATAAATGTAAAGTCAAATGGAGCAAGGAAGCCATTATACTTCTGATAAGTGGATGGCTTCATACATCTAAGGATGCCATTGTGGGGAATGACCAAACTTCTACACATTTCTGGGCTCGGATTGCAGAATACTACAACACCAACCAAAAAAGCGAGCAAGCAAGAACTGGAAGGCAATGCAAAGATCATTGGAACAAGATGAATCAAAAGGTTGCGCGTTTCAATGGGTGTTATAAACGAGTACAACAAGCACATCACAGTGGTTGGTCTGATGAGAAAATTCTTGAGAATGCACATCAATTGTACAAATCTGAAAATAACAACTCAAATTTTCTGCTTGTGGACTGTTGGAGATTGCTAAAGGATGAGCCGAAATGGAATACAATGTACCAACCAAAAGGTGGTAAGAGAACAAAGGTGTCAGATACAGGGGCatttacttcttcttccaatgcagaCATCAGTGATGATGAAGTACGTGAAGTGCGCCCTACTGGCCAAAAGGCAGCAAagagaaaagggaaggaaaaaaaagacaCACATGCTAGATTTATAGAGATTAGTGAACAGAAAGCATCTGCATTGGAGAAATTGGTGGCGATAAAGGAGAAAGAGGGGACGATAAAGGAGGAAGAGGCAGAAGATAATAGGATGGAAAAATACATGGATTATCTCATCATGGACACGTCACATATGACTCATGAACAAAAGAAAGATCATGAAAACTTGT ctatattttaa